Proteins from a genomic interval of Caulobacter sp. NIBR1757:
- the acpS gene encoding holo-ACP synthase encodes MIIGLGSDLCDIRRIDKTLERFGDRFVQRLYTDIEQAKSDRRKDRAASYAKRFAAKEACAKALGTGVPRRGVHWKDMGVVNLRSGAPTMALTGGAAERLAQIIPEGMEARIHVTLTDDHPYAQAFVIIEALPKTPTL; translated from the coding sequence GTGATCATCGGCCTGGGCAGCGACCTCTGCGATATCCGCCGCATCGACAAGACCCTGGAGCGGTTCGGCGATCGCTTCGTCCAGCGCCTCTACACCGACATCGAGCAGGCCAAGTCCGACCGCCGCAAGGACCGCGCCGCCAGCTACGCCAAACGCTTCGCCGCCAAGGAGGCCTGCGCCAAGGCGCTGGGCACCGGCGTGCCTCGCCGCGGGGTCCACTGGAAGGACATGGGCGTCGTCAACCTGCGCTCGGGCGCCCCGACCATGGCCCTGACTGGCGGGGCGGCGGAACGGCTCGCCCAGATCATTCCCGAGGGCATGGAAGCCCGCATCCACGTCACCCTGACCGACGACCACCCCTATGCCCAGGCCTTCGTCATCATCGAGGCGCTGCCGAAAACCCCAACCCTGTGA
- the rpoZ gene encoding DNA-directed RNA polymerase subunit omega encodes MARVTVEDCIEKVPNRFGLVLLAAHRARGISAGAALMVDRDNDKNPVVALREIADDVVDNEGLKEHLITTLQRVDERTEAEEEAETVALLSDPTHMQMSEAELIRALQSDRDGGQEERY; translated from the coding sequence ATGGCCCGCGTCACCGTCGAAGACTGCATCGAGAAAGTTCCCAACCGCTTTGGTCTGGTCCTGCTGGCCGCCCATCGCGCCCGGGGCATCTCGGCCGGCGCGGCCCTGATGGTCGATCGCGACAACGATAAGAACCCCGTCGTCGCCCTGCGCGAGATCGCCGATGACGTGGTCGATAACGAGGGCCTGAAGGAACATCTGATCACCACGCTGCAACGCGTCGATGAGCGGACCGAGGCCGAGGAAGAGGCGGAAACCGTCGCCCTGCTGTCGGATCCGACCCACATGCAGATGAGCGAGGCGGAACTGATCCGCGCGCTGCAAAGCGACCGCGATGGCGGTCAGGAGGAGCGGTACTGA
- a CDS encoding amidohydrolase family protein: MPEPILDPDLPIIDPHHHLWDRTALLPVLPPPTHGFEQIIRRVPRYLLDELLADMGSGHNVVATVYMECGAFYRPDGPAHLKPVGEIEAVNGLAAIADSGVYGTAKPNAGIVGHADLTRGAAARETLEAEIAASPRFRGIRHSASHDPDSGVLGPLVRQPAGLYLDRTFREGFAQLAPLGLSFDAWLLEPQLPDLIDLARAFPDTQIVLDHVGTPLGIASYTGRREERFDIWRANIRKLAELPNVAVKLGGLAMVFPGFPSCLSDPPAPSTQLAAEWGPYLETCIEAFGTDRGMFESNFPVDILSCSYATLWNAFKVFAKGYSADEKTALFSGTAAKVYRLAL, encoded by the coding sequence ATGCCCGAACCCATCCTCGACCCCGACCTGCCGATCATCGATCCGCACCACCACCTGTGGGACCGCACGGCCCTGCTGCCGGTCCTGCCGCCGCCGACCCACGGCTTCGAGCAGATCATCCGCCGGGTCCCCCGCTATCTGCTCGACGAGCTGCTCGCCGACATGGGCAGCGGCCATAACGTCGTCGCCACCGTCTACATGGAGTGCGGCGCTTTCTATCGACCGGACGGCCCGGCCCATCTGAAACCGGTCGGCGAGATCGAGGCCGTCAATGGCCTGGCCGCCATCGCCGACAGCGGCGTCTACGGAACCGCCAAGCCGAACGCCGGCATCGTCGGCCACGCCGACCTGACGCGCGGCGCCGCCGCCCGCGAGACGCTGGAAGCCGAAATCGCCGCCAGCCCGCGCTTCCGCGGCATCCGCCACAGCGCCAGCCACGACCCCGACAGCGGCGTTCTGGGTCCTCTGGTCCGCCAGCCCGCCGGCCTCTACCTCGACAGGACCTTCCGCGAAGGCTTCGCCCAGCTGGCCCCCCTCGGCCTCTCCTTCGACGCCTGGCTTCTGGAGCCGCAACTCCCCGACCTCATCGACCTGGCCCGCGCCTTCCCGGACACCCAGATCGTCCTCGACCACGTCGGCACCCCGCTCGGCATCGCCAGCTACACGGGCCGCCGCGAGGAGCGCTTCGACATCTGGCGCGCCAACATCCGCAAGCTGGCCGAACTGCCCAACGTCGCGGTGAAACTCGGCGGCCTGGCCATGGTCTTCCCGGGCTTCCCCTCCTGCCTGTCGGACCCGCCTGCGCCCTCGACCCAGCTGGCGGCCGAATGGGGCCCCTACCTCGAAACCTGCATCGAGGCCTTCGGGACGGACCGCGGCATGTTCGAGAGCAACTTCCCGGTCGACATCCTCAGCTGCAGCTACGCCACCCTCTGGAATGCCTTCAAGGTCTTCGCCAAGGGCTATTCGGCCGACGAGAAGACGGCGCTGTTCAGCGGCACGGCGGCAAAGGTCTATCGGCTGGCGCTCTAA
- a CDS encoding phytanoyl-CoA dioxygenase family protein gives MCRIETSGLDGVKGLRTYLDDRLAGVGMGRGRSARLLLDTLGLGLEQTLTFIGRERPDYDRFVDWILSTAGPPDPLRVMRFNAWTDRAPPPAPVRAWLDGIEAMDPVLDADDLDHWEAEGYVILPGAISRAEAAAVEALIWREAGADPDRPDSWYGPRTNGIMIQRFQHPSMEAARRSPRVHKAFAQLWGTADLWMTTDRLSFNPPSTQRQSYREPGLHWDVSLARPIPFATQGILYLTDTAADQGAFRLVPGFHHRLDAWLDSLEGASPRTVNLDDQARPVAAKAGDLIIWRNDLPHGASRNTGHQPRMAQYVNMYSPDLVTNPVWL, from the coding sequence ATGTGCCGGATCGAGACCAGCGGCCTGGACGGCGTGAAGGGTTTGCGGACCTATCTCGATGACCGGCTGGCCGGGGTGGGCATGGGGCGAGGCCGCTCCGCCAGGCTGCTGCTCGATACGCTGGGGTTGGGTCTCGAGCAGACCCTGACCTTCATCGGCCGGGAGCGGCCCGACTATGACCGCTTCGTCGACTGGATTCTGTCAACCGCCGGCCCGCCGGATCCGCTGCGGGTCATGCGCTTCAACGCCTGGACCGACCGCGCCCCGCCGCCGGCCCCCGTCCGCGCCTGGCTGGACGGCATCGAGGCCATGGATCCGGTGCTGGACGCCGACGACCTCGATCACTGGGAGGCCGAGGGCTACGTCATCCTGCCAGGGGCGATTTCGAGGGCCGAGGCGGCGGCTGTCGAAGCCCTGATCTGGCGAGAGGCAGGCGCCGATCCGGACAGGCCGGACAGCTGGTACGGCCCCAGGACCAACGGCATCATGATCCAGCGCTTCCAGCATCCGTCCATGGAGGCGGCCCGCCGGTCGCCAAGGGTGCACAAGGCCTTCGCCCAGCTGTGGGGCACGGCGGACCTGTGGATGACGACCGACCGGCTCAGCTTCAATCCCCCCTCGACGCAGCGCCAGAGCTATCGGGAACCGGGGCTGCACTGGGATGTCAGCCTGGCCCGGCCGATCCCCTTCGCCACGCAAGGCATCCTCTACCTGACCGACACGGCCGCCGATCAGGGCGCCTTCCGGCTGGTCCCGGGCTTCCACCACCGTCTTGACGCCTGGCTGGACAGTCTGGAGGGCGCTTCGCCGCGGACCGTCAATCTCGACGACCAGGCCCGCCCTGTCGCGGCCAAGGCCGGCGACCTGATCATCTGGCGCAACGATCTGCCGCACGGGGCGAGCCGCAATACCGGCCATCAGCCGCGCATGGCGCAGTATGTGAACATGTATTCGCCGGACCTGGTGACCAACCCGGTCTGGCTCTAG
- the folK gene encoding 2-amino-4-hydroxy-6-hydroxymethyldihydropteridine diphosphokinase, which translates to MDEISNFDDAVIVALGSNLPGDYPDVPALLEAALEAFAAHGLTVVARSGWWRSAAWPDPAMPAYTNGVVIVETGLGVAATLSALHAIEADFGRVRHVANAPRTLDLDLIAHGRAVVGEGGVQVPHPRAHERRFVMGPLADIAPRWRHPVSGGKAEALALTASVGADAYPIPSPACREKVAPKGSDEGGASD; encoded by the coding sequence ATGGATGAAATATCGAACTTCGATGACGCCGTGATCGTCGCCCTCGGGAGCAATCTTCCCGGCGACTATCCCGACGTTCCGGCCCTGCTGGAGGCGGCGCTCGAAGCGTTTGCCGCCCACGGCCTGACCGTGGTCGCCAGATCGGGCTGGTGGCGTTCCGCCGCCTGGCCCGATCCGGCGATGCCTGCCTATACGAACGGCGTCGTCATTGTCGAGACGGGGTTGGGCGTGGCGGCGACGCTCAGCGCCCTGCATGCCATCGAGGCGGACTTCGGCCGGGTGCGGCATGTGGCGAATGCGCCGCGCACGCTGGATCTGGACCTGATCGCCCATGGCCGGGCGGTGGTCGGGGAGGGCGGGGTGCAGGTGCCGCACCCGAGGGCGCATGAGCGGCGATTCGTCATGGGACCGCTGGCCGATATTGCGCCGCGGTGGAGGCATCCGGTCTCTGGGGGGAAGGCGGAAGCGCTGGCTTTGACCGCCAGCGTGGGGGCCGACGCCTATCCGATCCCTTCTCCCGCTTGTCGGGAGAAGGTGGCCCCGAAGGGGTCGGATGAGGGCGGCGCCAGCGATTGA
- a CDS encoding VOC family protein — protein MKVTQHLWFEKDMEAAVRLYTALIPGSTIRETTAVMADNPSGPAGSVRVLGFTLGGQSYMALEAGPLDPFNHSFSIMVEVETQAELDRLWAALGEGGVQEQCGWLKDRWGLSWQIIPARFRELMSDPDPAVIRRVTEQMMKMVKLDIAPLEAAAKG, from the coding sequence ATGAAGGTCACCCAACATCTGTGGTTCGAGAAGGACATGGAGGCGGCGGTCCGCCTCTACACCGCGCTGATCCCGGGCTCGACGATCAGGGAGACCACGGCGGTCATGGCCGACAATCCCTCGGGTCCGGCCGGCAGCGTCAGGGTCCTCGGCTTCACCCTCGGCGGCCAGAGCTACATGGCCCTCGAGGCCGGGCCGCTCGACCCCTTCAACCACAGCTTCTCGATCATGGTCGAGGTCGAGACGCAGGCCGAGCTCGACCGGCTGTGGGCGGCGCTCGGCGAAGGCGGCGTTCAGGAGCAGTGCGGCTGGCTGAAAGACCGCTGGGGGCTGAGCTGGCAGATCATTCCGGCGCGGTTCCGGGAGCTGATGAGCGATCCGGATCCGGCGGTGATCCGGCGGGTGACCGAGCAGATGATGAAGATGGTGAAGCTGGATATCGCTCCGCTGGAGGCGGCGGCGAAGGGGTAG
- the lepB gene encoding signal peptidase I: protein MTDATVTDGPIEPSDTPPPTFVQEVIEIAKTVAYALLIALVLRVFLFQPFTIPSDSMEPNLLHGDYIIVNKFSYGYSKHSIPLSPPLFKGRIFGSKAKRGDIVVFKLPADNKTDYIKRVIGLPGDRIQVRGGVLYVNEKPLPNVQVTRDDAADMDRVRRQETSYDNKTYVTYAGAEYGYVNNTGVFLVPQGHYFMMGDNRDNSLDSRVEPNYAAPRSGGVGFVPAENLVGKAQIILLSWYPPSEPFDTGKHHEGAALFKPWTWFTEARPSRFFRILK, encoded by the coding sequence ATGACCGACGCCACCGTGACAGACGGCCCCATCGAGCCGAGTGACACTCCGCCGCCGACCTTCGTCCAGGAGGTCATCGAGATCGCCAAGACGGTGGCCTATGCGCTGCTCATCGCGCTGGTGCTGCGGGTCTTCCTGTTCCAGCCCTTCACCATCCCGTCGGACAGCATGGAGCCGAACCTGCTCCACGGCGACTACATCATCGTCAACAAGTTCTCCTACGGCTACTCCAAGCACTCGATCCCGCTGAGCCCGCCGCTGTTCAAGGGCCGCATCTTCGGCTCCAAGGCCAAGCGCGGCGACATCGTCGTCTTCAAGCTGCCGGCCGACAACAAGACCGACTACATCAAGCGGGTCATCGGCCTGCCGGGCGATCGCATCCAGGTCCGGGGCGGGGTGCTGTACGTCAACGAAAAGCCGCTGCCCAACGTCCAGGTCACCCGCGACGACGCCGCCGACATGGACCGCGTCCGCCGCCAGGAAACCAGCTACGACAACAAGACCTACGTCACCTACGCCGGGGCCGAGTACGGCTATGTCAACAACACCGGCGTCTTCCTGGTGCCCCAGGGCCACTATTTCATGATGGGCGATAACCGCGACAACTCGCTGGATAGCCGCGTCGAGCCCAACTATGCCGCGCCCCGGTCGGGCGGCGTCGGCTTCGTGCCGGCCGAGAACCTGGTCGGCAAGGCCCAGATCATCCTGCTCAGCTGGTACCCGCCGTCCGAGCCCTTCGACACCGGCAAACACCATGAGGGCGCCGCCCTGTTCAAGCCCTGGACCTGGTTCACCGAAGCCCGTCCGAGCCGGTTCTTCCGCATTCTCAAGTGA
- a CDS encoding AAA family ATPase, with translation MTRHILTGPPGAGKTVILRGLERAGLAVVEEAATDVIAWAQANGDDAPWERPDFTDTILDLQQQRAARAPAGPVIFDRSPVCTLALARFLGRVPLPGLQAAAEAARERYDPRVFFVEGLPTIINTAARRITLEDARRFGALHRQVYAELGFDLIDVPPASARDRVARVLAILPSAASAPGTSAPGPCG, from the coding sequence ATGACCCGCCACATCCTGACAGGCCCCCCGGGGGCCGGCAAAACCGTGATCCTGCGGGGCCTCGAACGCGCCGGCCTCGCCGTGGTCGAGGAGGCCGCCACCGACGTCATCGCCTGGGCCCAGGCGAACGGCGACGACGCACCGTGGGAGCGGCCGGACTTCACCGACACCATCCTCGACCTTCAGCAGCAACGGGCGGCGAGGGCGCCGGCCGGCCCGGTGATCTTCGACCGTTCGCCGGTCTGCACGCTGGCCCTGGCCCGATTTCTCGGCCGCGTCCCATTGCCCGGCCTGCAGGCCGCCGCCGAGGCCGCCCGCGAGCGCTACGACCCTCGCGTCTTCTTCGTCGAAGGCCTGCCGACCATCATCAACACCGCCGCTCGCCGGATCACGCTCGAAGACGCGCGGCGCTTCGGCGCCCTGCACCGGCAGGTCTACGCCGAACTCGGTTTCGACCTCATCGACGTGCCCCCGGCCTCGGCCCGTGACCGGGTGGCGCGGGTGCTGGCGATCCTGCCTAGCGCGGCGTCCGCGCCAGGCACCAGCGCACCTGGGCCGTGCGGATAG
- a CDS encoding pyridoxine 5'-phosphate synthase — MPLRLGVNIDHVATIRNARGASYPEPTRAAEIALLAGADGITAHLREDRRHISDADIDALADLCRKRGKPLNFEMAVTDDMVAIALAHRPHATCLVPERREEVTTEGGLDVVRGGNRVRDAVQTLKSAGSRVSLFIEADPAQIAASADAGAQVIELHTGAFCDAARAGEHERAAAILARLTAGAAQAAQAGLEVHAGHGIDYATVGPVAAIPQLAELNIGHFLIGEAIFVGLGEAIQRMRRLMDAARAQAEQAA; from the coding sequence ATACCTTTGCGTCTCGGCGTCAACATCGATCACGTCGCCACCATCCGCAACGCGCGGGGGGCCAGCTATCCCGAGCCCACCCGGGCGGCCGAGATCGCCCTGCTGGCCGGGGCCGACGGCATCACCGCCCACCTGCGCGAGGACCGCCGCCACATCTCCGATGCCGACATCGACGCCCTGGCCGACCTCTGCCGCAAGCGCGGCAAGCCGCTGAATTTCGAGATGGCGGTCACCGACGACATGGTCGCCATCGCCCTGGCCCACCGGCCGCACGCGACCTGCCTGGTCCCCGAGCGCCGCGAGGAGGTCACCACCGAGGGCGGCCTCGACGTGGTGCGCGGCGGCAACCGCGTCCGAGACGCCGTCCAGACCCTCAAGAGCGCCGGCAGCCGCGTCTCCCTGTTCATCGAAGCCGACCCGGCCCAGATCGCCGCCAGCGCCGACGCCGGGGCCCAGGTCATCGAACTGCACACCGGCGCCTTCTGCGACGCCGCCCGGGCCGGCGAGCACGAGCGCGCCGCCGCCATCCTCGCCCGCCTGACCGCCGGCGCCGCCCAGGCGGCGCAAGCCGGTCTCGAGGTCCACGCCGGCCACGGCATCGACTACGCCACCGTCGGTCCCGTCGCCGCCATCCCGCAGCTGGCCGAGCTCAACATCGGCCACTTCCTGATCGGCGAGGCCATCTTCGTCGGCCTGGGCGAGGCTATCCAGCGGATGCGCCGACTGATGGACGCCGCCCGCGCGCAGGCGGAGCAGGCCGCGTGA
- a CDS encoding acyl-CoA dehydrogenase family protein has translation MAIDFEIPAEAKAVREKVRQWVADECIPAEKLIHDTDSYKSVLADLRSKARAQGLWLPFIPTEYGGMGLGPLANALVQMELGKSHLGALSMNSQGPDDATMLTLLAHGTEYQKEKFLKPLLNGDKRVCYSMTEKAAGADATGMQTTAVKDGNSNYILNGEKWFSSAASAADIAVVMAKTDPDAPRHQRFSTFIVELPDPGYRIIRDIGTMAAEGPLSHIMGGGHSEIAIENLVVPAENLLGGEGQGFNMGQHRLAYGRLRHGMHNVAMAQRALDMATEHVTTRETFGRKLKDRQGVQWMLADCASELYMARLMLIHIAYKAEKGMDLRQENSIAKVFLAHMVHKVVDTAIQLHGALGYSTDTPLARWYTHIRSQRLVDGPDEVHRWTVGRNVIKAFERDGTTAAAAGGDIL, from the coding sequence ATGGCCATCGACTTCGAAATCCCGGCGGAAGCCAAGGCAGTCCGTGAAAAGGTCCGTCAGTGGGTCGCCGATGAATGCATCCCGGCCGAGAAGCTTATTCACGACACGGACAGCTACAAGTCGGTCCTCGCCGACCTGCGCAGCAAGGCCCGGGCCCAGGGCCTGTGGCTGCCCTTCATCCCGACCGAATACGGCGGCATGGGCCTCGGCCCGCTGGCCAACGCCCTGGTCCAGATGGAGCTCGGCAAGAGCCACCTGGGGGCGCTGAGCATGAACAGCCAGGGGCCGGACGACGCCACCATGCTGACCCTGCTGGCCCACGGCACCGAGTACCAGAAGGAGAAGTTCCTCAAGCCGCTGCTGAACGGCGACAAGCGCGTCTGCTACTCGATGACCGAGAAGGCCGCCGGCGCCGACGCCACCGGCATGCAGACCACGGCCGTCAAGGACGGCAATTCCAACTACATCCTCAACGGCGAAAAGTGGTTCAGCAGCGCCGCCAGCGCCGCCGACATCGCCGTGGTCATGGCCAAGACCGACCCCGACGCGCCCCGCCACCAGCGCTTCTCGACCTTCATCGTCGAGCTGCCCGACCCCGGCTACCGCATCATCCGCGACATCGGCACCATGGCCGCCGAAGGCCCGCTCAGCCACATCATGGGCGGCGGCCACAGCGAGATCGCCATCGAGAACCTGGTCGTGCCGGCCGAGAACCTGCTCGGCGGGGAAGGGCAGGGCTTCAACATGGGCCAGCACCGCCTGGCCTACGGCCGCCTGCGCCACGGCATGCACAACGTCGCCATGGCCCAGCGCGCCCTCGACATGGCCACCGAGCACGTCACGACGCGGGAGACCTTCGGCCGCAAGCTGAAGGACCGCCAGGGCGTCCAGTGGATGCTGGCCGACTGCGCCAGCGAGCTCTACATGGCCCGGCTGATGCTGATCCACATCGCCTACAAGGCCGAGAAGGGCATGGACCTCCGCCAGGAAAACTCGATCGCCAAGGTCTTCCTGGCCCACATGGTGCACAAGGTGGTCGATACGGCGATCCAGCTGCACGGCGCCCTCGGCTACTCCACCGACACCCCGCTGGCCCGCTGGTACACCCACATCCGCTCGCAACGGCTGGTCGACGGGCCGGACGAGGTGCACCGCTGGACCGTCGGCCGCAACGTCATCAAGGCGTTCGAGCGCGACGGCACGACGGCCGCGGCGGCGGGTGGGGATATTCTGTAG
- the pyrE gene encoding orotate phosphoribosyltransferase, which yields MTTDDVLDEFRAAGALREGHFVLSSGLHSPVFLQKNLVFAQPDRCARLCKALADLIVEKVGKPDLCISPAVGGIIPGYETARQLGVTSLYVEREGGEFKLRRGFQVEPGDRVVMVEDIVTTGLSSRECIAAINAAGATVIAAACIVDRSGGKADVGVPLIALATLDVPAYPADALPPELAAIPVQDPGSRRLSK from the coding sequence ATGACCACCGATGACGTCCTCGACGAATTCCGCGCCGCCGGCGCCCTGCGCGAAGGCCACTTCGTGCTCTCCAGCGGCCTGCACAGCCCGGTCTTCCTGCAGAAGAACCTGGTCTTCGCCCAGCCGGACCGCTGCGCCCGGCTCTGCAAGGCCCTGGCCGATCTGATCGTGGAAAAGGTCGGCAAGCCGGACCTCTGCATCTCGCCGGCTGTCGGCGGCATCATCCCGGGCTACGAAACCGCCCGCCAGCTGGGCGTCACCTCCCTCTACGTCGAGCGCGAGGGCGGCGAGTTCAAGCTCCGCCGGGGCTTCCAGGTCGAGCCGGGCGACCGGGTCGTCATGGTCGAGGACATCGTCACCACCGGTCTCTCCAGCCGCGAATGCATCGCCGCCATCAACGCCGCCGGCGCCACGGTCATCGCCGCCGCCTGCATCGTCGATCGCTCCGGCGGCAAGGCCGACGTCGGCGTGCCGCTGATCGCGCTGGCCACCCTCGACGTCCCGGCCTACCCCGCCGACGCCCTGCCGCCCGAACTGGCGGCCATCCCGGTGCAGGACCCCGGCAGCCGGCGGCTGTCGAAGTAG
- a CDS encoding bifunctional (p)ppGpp synthetase/guanosine-3',5'-bis(diphosphate) 3'-pyrophosphohydrolase produces the protein MRQYELIERVRAYEPDADEALLNKAYVYAVRMHGSQTRASGDPYFAHPVEVAGILTEYRLDTASIITALLHDVIEDTSATRQDIENLFGAEVAELVEGVTKLSKLELTADYARQAENLRKFILAISKDVRVLLVKLADRLHNMRTLHFIAKPAKRERIARETLEIYAPLARNIGCHRICSELEELAFEQLNPMARTAIIRRLEVLRGEQGKAVMTVSNDVARLLEADGIATRVFGREKHPFSIWRKLQRKSVGFSQLSDIYAFRVIVDSEADCYRALGLIHRAWPCVPERFKDFISTPKRNNYRSIHTTVIGPKGMRIEMQIRTEAMDRVAEDGVAAHWRYKNKSYGFDAEHMEAEGGRDPLSNLRQLVAVLEHGGDAEDLVEHAKLEMFLDQTFAFTPKGKLVSLPRGAMPLDFAYAVHTDVGDSTIGAKINGELKPLRTPLVNGDVVEIIKGAKPAVPPDWRSLTVTGKARSAIRRHIRQTEKEEFLRLGKAALFQAFERVGKSRTGVSLRPALERLDVPTDDDLYDAIGRGRITPMQVMEVVFPGMDDTARAAAVARRAIDDGKESRIFVRGAGLAPGVTLHFMPCCTPVPGDRIVGIMREGVNEVDIHTIDCRTLAQYEDQGDRWRDLAWTPEAERNTSSRAKLRVTILNTPGVLGEVCTIIGEAGGNIVGLKMTHRQEDVFDVDVDLDVTDNRHITTIIAALRACPSVEGAERPMG, from the coding sequence ATGCGCCAGTACGAGCTCATTGAGCGCGTCCGCGCCTACGAGCCCGACGCCGACGAGGCGCTGCTCAACAAGGCCTATGTCTACGCCGTCCGCATGCACGGATCGCAGACCCGGGCCAGCGGCGATCCCTATTTCGCCCATCCCGTCGAAGTCGCCGGCATCCTCACCGAATACCGCCTCGACACCGCCTCGATCATCACCGCCCTGCTGCACGACGTCATCGAGGACACCTCGGCGACGCGCCAGGACATCGAGAACCTGTTCGGGGCCGAGGTCGCCGAGCTGGTCGAGGGGGTCACCAAGCTTTCCAAGCTGGAGCTGACCGCCGACTACGCCCGCCAGGCCGAGAACCTGCGCAAGTTCATCCTGGCCATCTCCAAGGACGTCCGCGTCCTGCTGGTGAAACTGGCCGACCGTCTGCACAACATGCGGACGCTGCACTTCATCGCCAAGCCGGCCAAGCGCGAGCGCATCGCCCGCGAGACGCTGGAAATCTACGCCCCGCTGGCCCGCAACATCGGCTGTCACCGCATCTGTTCGGAGCTGGAGGAACTGGCCTTCGAACAGCTCAACCCGATGGCCCGCACCGCAATCATCCGCCGCCTTGAGGTCTTGCGCGGCGAGCAGGGCAAGGCGGTGATGACGGTCAGCAATGATGTCGCCCGCCTGCTGGAGGCCGACGGCATCGCCACCCGCGTGTTCGGCCGCGAGAAGCATCCCTTCTCGATCTGGCGCAAACTGCAGCGCAAATCGGTCGGCTTCTCCCAGCTCAGCGACATCTACGCCTTCCGCGTCATCGTCGACTCCGAGGCCGACTGCTACCGGGCGCTCGGACTGATCCACCGCGCCTGGCCCTGCGTGCCGGAGCGGTTCAAGGACTTCATCTCGACCCCCAAGCGCAACAACTACCGCTCGATCCACACCACGGTGATCGGCCCCAAGGGCATGCGGATCGAGATGCAGATCCGCACCGAGGCCATGGACCGGGTGGCCGAGGACGGCGTCGCGGCCCACTGGCGCTACAAGAACAAGTCCTACGGCTTCGACGCCGAGCACATGGAGGCCGAGGGCGGCCGCGATCCGCTGTCCAACCTGCGCCAGCTGGTCGCCGTGCTCGAACACGGCGGCGACGCCGAGGACCTGGTCGAGCACGCCAAGCTGGAGATGTTCCTCGACCAGACCTTCGCCTTCACCCCGAAGGGCAAGCTGGTCAGCCTGCCGCGCGGGGCCATGCCGCTGGACTTCGCCTATGCCGTCCACACCGATGTCGGCGACAGCACCATCGGGGCCAAGATCAACGGCGAGCTGAAGCCCCTGCGCACCCCGCTGGTCAACGGCGACGTGGTCGAGATCATCAAGGGCGCCAAGCCGGCCGTGCCGCCCGACTGGCGCAGCCTGACGGTCACCGGCAAGGCCCGCAGCGCCATCCGCCGCCACATCCGCCAGACCGAGAAGGAAGAGTTCCTGCGTCTCGGCAAGGCGGCCCTGTTCCAGGCCTTCGAGCGGGTCGGCAAGAGCCGCACCGGCGTCTCCCTGCGCCCGGCGCTGGAGCGCCTGGACGTGCCGACCGACGACGACCTCTATGACGCCATCGGCCGCGGCCGCATCACCCCGATGCAGGTGATGGAGGTGGTCTTCCCGGGCATGGACGACACCGCCCGCGCCGCCGCCGTCGCCCGCCGCGCCATCGACGACGGCAAGGAATCCCGCATCTTCGTGCGCGGCGCGGGTCTCGCCCCCGGCGTGACCCTGCACTTCATGCCCTGCTGCACCCCCGTGCCCGGCGACCGCATCGTCGGCATCATGCGCGAGGGCGTCAACGAGGTGGACATCCACACCATCGACTGCCGCACCCTGGCGCAATACGAGGACCAGGGCGACCGCTGGCGGGATCTCGCCTGGACCCCGGAAGCCGAACGCAACACCAGCAGCCGGGCCAAGCTGCGGGTGACCATCCTCAACACCCCCGGCGTGCTCGGCGAGGTTTGCACCATCATCGGCGAGGCGGGCGGCAACATCGTCGGCCTGAAGATGACGCATCGGCAGGAGGATGTGTTCGACGTCGATGTCGACCTGGACGTAACGGACAACCGCCACATCACCACGATCATCGCGGCGCTGCGGGCCTGCCCGAGTGTCGAGGGCGCCGAGAGGCCGATGGGCTAG